From Rutidosis leptorrhynchoides isolate AG116_Rl617_1_P2 chromosome 3, CSIRO_AGI_Rlap_v1, whole genome shotgun sequence, a single genomic window includes:
- the LOC139902968 gene encoding translocase of chloroplast 159, chloroplastic-like isoform X2 codes for MLFQKFEVDNQPMDSKEDISPADDDETEGFASGQEEAFETVLDDNLVLETETLVNVVDDDDDDEDVLLFGGVEDNSDVVKTHEFDESGSVNNEKVLEEDSIVDGVAVVVVTKTNVETVELGDSAGDVAVVTDETDKLNSVLEEVVNKEEVVGVVTDGKFSPLNVEMEQIESSEKSNPADEIQETEILGRDVLDYGVENRVNDKELETGSSQDRSQMIDVFIATDSAEEDGKELFDSSALAETSFLTEEEEEERKKLEKLQSIRVKFLRLVQKLGLSIQDSAAAHVLYSLEVIAGRQTGQLFSLEAAKRKATELESDQNEDLDFSVNILVIGKCGAGKSSTINSIFGEDKTVISAFQPATDSVKEINGVVNGVNFRVFDTPGLRSSVMEQGFNRSVLSSAKKFTKKNPPDIVLYVDRLDSQTRDHNDIPLLKTITASLGSSIWRSAIVTLTHGSSDPPAGSNGFPLSYETFVTQRSHLVQQAIVQAVGDLRMMSPSLMNPVSLVENHCACCTDLDGQKVLPNGQTWRLQLLMLCYSMKISAEANELIKPHVLYENNRRLLFGFRVRPPPLTYMLSSMLQSRPHRKLSSGNVGDSDVDFSELTDSDNEQDEDEYDYHGVKLLQKKQFKRNEKEMKKKGKDSVNEQVYQEDEDAPVPLPDMALPPSFDSDNPAYRFRFLEPTSQSLARPVLDMHGWDHDCGYDGVNLEQTFAIANRFPGSVTVQITKDKKDYSINLDSSVLVKHGENVSTMAGFDVQPIGKQLSYIVRGETKFKNLKKKNKTGAGISVTFLGKNVVTGFKVEDQITFGKQYSIIGSAGMFPFPSDSAYGVNVEMIQRREVDYPIGQIQSTLGLSMIKWSGDLALGFIGLAQFCVGRGSKVAIQAGINNKMSGQITVKTSSSEHLVIAVVAVIPSVISAFKKLWVDAGEKRIKEGSNVRRR; via the exons ATGCTATTTCAGAAATTTGAAGTTGACAACCAACCAATGGATTCAAAGGAAGATATATCTCCCGCAG atgatgatgaaaccgAGGGCTTTGCTAGTGGTCAGGAAGAAGCTTTTGAAACAGTGTTAGATGATAATTTAGTTTTAGAGACTGAAACCCTTGTTAATGtagtggatgatgatgatgatgatgaggatgtgTTATTGTTTGGTGGTGTTGAGGATAATAGTGATGTTGTTAAAACACATGAGTTTGATGAATCTGGTAGTGTGAATAATGAGAAGGTGTTGGAGGAGGATTCTATTGTGGATGGagtggcggtggtggtggtgaCAAAAACTAATGTTGAAACAGTGGAGTTAGGAGATTCTGCTGGTGATGTGGCGGTGGTAACAGATGAGACTGACAAGTTGAATAGTGTTTTGGAAGAAGTTGTGAATAAGGAGGAGGTTGTTGGTGTAGTAACTGATGGTAAGTTTTCACCATTAAATGTTGAAATGGAACAAATAGAGTCTAGTGAGAAATCTAACCCTGCTGATGAGATTCAGGAAACAGAAATTTTGGGCAGAGATGTATTGGATTATGGTGTAGAAAACAGAGTAAATGATAAGGAGTTGGAAACTGGAAGTTCTCAAGATCGTTCACAGATGATTGATGTTTTCATTGCAACTGATTCAGCCGAAGAAGATGGGAAAGAGTTGTTTGATTCATCTGCATTAGCTGAAACTAGTTTTttaactgaagaagaagaagaagaaagaaaaaagctTGAAAAGTTACAATCTATCAGAGTGAAGTTTTTGAGACTTGTACAAAAATTAGGCCTTTCAATACAAGATTCCGCTGCTGCACAT GTTCTTTACAGCCTTGAAGTTATTGCCGGAAGACAAACGGGTCAACTTTTTAGTCTTGAAGCTGCTAAACGAAAAGCTACAGAGCTTGAATCTGACCAAAATGAAGATCTTGATTTCTCGGTTAATATCTTAGTCATTGGTAAATGTGGGGCCGGGAAAAGTTCCACCATTAATTCAATTTTTGGTGAAGATAAGACTGTAATCAGTGCGTTTCAACCCGCAACTGATTCAGTTAAGGAGATTAATGGTGTGGTGAATGGTGTTAATTTTCGGGTTTTTGATACACCTGGGCTTCGTTCATCTGTAATGGAACAAGGTTTTAACAGGAGTGTTTTATCATCAGCAAAGAAGTTTACTAAAAAAAACCCGCCTGATATTGTTCTTTATGTTGATCGTTTAGATTCACAGACTCGGGATCATAATGATATTCCATTGTTGAAGACGATTACTGCTTCACTTGGTTCATCAATTTGGCGAAGTGCAATTGTTACTTTGACCCACGGGTCGTCTGACCCACCCGCAGGTTCAAATGGGTTCCCCTTGAGTTATGAAACGTTTGTGACTCAACGGTCACATTTGGTTCAACAAGCAATTGTTCAAGCGGTTGGTGATTTAAGAATGATGAGTCCAAGTTTAATGAACCCGGTTTCGTTAGTTGAAAACCATTGTGCGTGTTGTACGGATCTTGATGGTCAAAAAGTGCTCCCGAATGGTCAAACGTGGAGACTACAGTTACTTATGCTTTGTTACTCAATGAAGATTTCAGCTGAAGCAAACGAGTTAATAAAACCACATGTCCTGTATGAAAACAATCGTAGGCTGCTGTTTGGTTTTCGTGTGCGGCCCCCACCGTTGACTTACATGTTATCTTCTATGTTACAGTCTCGCCCACACCGAAAGCTTTCTTCTGGTAATGTGGGTGATTCAGATGTTGACTTTTCAGAGTTGACGGATTCTGATAATGAACAAGATGAAGATGAATATGATTACCATGGTGTAAAGCTTTTACAGAAAAAACAATTtaaaagaaatgaaaaagaaatgaaaaagaaaggtAAAGATTCCGTAAATGAACAAGTTTATCAAGAAGATGAAGATGCACCGGTGCCGCTACCGGACATGGCGTTGCCTCCATCATTCGATAGCGATAATCCGGCTTACCGGTTCCGTTTTCTTGAACCAACATCGCAGTCTTTGGCTCGACCCGTGCTAGACATGCATGGGTGGGACCACGATTGCGGGTACGATGGGGTCAACCTTGAACAAACATTCGCGATTGCTAATCGGTTTCCTGGTTCAGTTACGGTTCAGATCACTAAAGACAAAAAAGACTATAGTATCAATTTGGATTCATCTGTTTTGGTAAAACACGGGGAAAATGTTTCAACAATGGCCGGTTTTGATGTTCAACCGATCGGTAAACAGCTATCTTATATCGTAAGAGGTGAAACAAAGTTCAAGAATTTGAAGAAGAAGAACAAAACGGGTGCGGGAATTTCGGTTACGTTTCTCGGTAAAAACGTGGTGACGGGGTTTAAAGTTGAAGATCAGATTACGTTTGGGAAACAGTATTCGATTATTGGCAGTGCGGGTATGTTTCCATTTCCAAGCGATTCGGCTTATGGGGTGAACGTTGAGATGATTCAACGAAGGGAAGTTGATTATCCCATTGGTCAAATTCAGTCAACGTTGGGGTTGTCTATGATAAAGTGGAGTGGTGATTTGGCGTTGGGGTTTATTGGCTTGGCCCAGTTTTGTGTTGGGCGTGGTTCTAAAGTTGCGATACAGGCGGGTATTAATAATAAGATGAGTGGTCAGATTACTGTTAAGACTAGTAGTTCGGAACAtcttgttattgcggttgttgctGTTATTCCGTCCGTTATTTCGGCTTTTAAGAAATTGTGGGTTGATGCTGGCGAGAAGCGTATTAAA gaaGGAAGCAATGTACGAAGAAGATGA
- the LOC139902968 gene encoding translocase of chloroplast 159, chloroplastic-like isoform X1, which translates to MLFQKFEVDNQPMDSKEDISPAGKKIETVNDTNCFNSVIDESNTIRVSSNLNLNVNNSEDDDETEGFASGQEEAFETVLDDNLVLETETLVNVVDDDDDDEDVLLFGGVEDNSDVVKTHEFDESGSVNNEKVLEEDSIVDGVAVVVVTKTNVETVELGDSAGDVAVVTDETDKLNSVLEEVVNKEEVVGVVTDGKFSPLNVEMEQIESSEKSNPADEIQETEILGRDVLDYGVENRVNDKELETGSSQDRSQMIDVFIATDSAEEDGKELFDSSALAETSFLTEEEEEERKKLEKLQSIRVKFLRLVQKLGLSIQDSAAAHVLYSLEVIAGRQTGQLFSLEAAKRKATELESDQNEDLDFSVNILVIGKCGAGKSSTINSIFGEDKTVISAFQPATDSVKEINGVVNGVNFRVFDTPGLRSSVMEQGFNRSVLSSAKKFTKKNPPDIVLYVDRLDSQTRDHNDIPLLKTITASLGSSIWRSAIVTLTHGSSDPPAGSNGFPLSYETFVTQRSHLVQQAIVQAVGDLRMMSPSLMNPVSLVENHCACCTDLDGQKVLPNGQTWRLQLLMLCYSMKISAEANELIKPHVLYENNRRLLFGFRVRPPPLTYMLSSMLQSRPHRKLSSGNVGDSDVDFSELTDSDNEQDEDEYDYHGVKLLQKKQFKRNEKEMKKKGKDSVNEQVYQEDEDAPVPLPDMALPPSFDSDNPAYRFRFLEPTSQSLARPVLDMHGWDHDCGYDGVNLEQTFAIANRFPGSVTVQITKDKKDYSINLDSSVLVKHGENVSTMAGFDVQPIGKQLSYIVRGETKFKNLKKKNKTGAGISVTFLGKNVVTGFKVEDQITFGKQYSIIGSAGMFPFPSDSAYGVNVEMIQRREVDYPIGQIQSTLGLSMIKWSGDLALGFIGLAQFCVGRGSKVAIQAGINNKMSGQITVKTSSSEHLVIAVVAVIPSVISAFKKLWVDAGEKRIKEGSNVRRR; encoded by the exons ATGCTATTTCAGAAATTTGAAGTTGACAACCAACCAATGGATTCAAAGGAAGATATATCTCCCGCAGGTAAAAAAATCGAAACTGTTAACGATACTAATTGTTTTAATTCCGTTATTGATGAAAGTAATACTATAAGAGTTAGTAGTAATCTGAATTTGAATGTTAATAAttctgaagatgatgatgaaaccgAGGGCTTTGCTAGTGGTCAGGAAGAAGCTTTTGAAACAGTGTTAGATGATAATTTAGTTTTAGAGACTGAAACCCTTGTTAATGtagtggatgatgatgatgatgatgaggatgtgTTATTGTTTGGTGGTGTTGAGGATAATAGTGATGTTGTTAAAACACATGAGTTTGATGAATCTGGTAGTGTGAATAATGAGAAGGTGTTGGAGGAGGATTCTATTGTGGATGGagtggcggtggtggtggtgaCAAAAACTAATGTTGAAACAGTGGAGTTAGGAGATTCTGCTGGTGATGTGGCGGTGGTAACAGATGAGACTGACAAGTTGAATAGTGTTTTGGAAGAAGTTGTGAATAAGGAGGAGGTTGTTGGTGTAGTAACTGATGGTAAGTTTTCACCATTAAATGTTGAAATGGAACAAATAGAGTCTAGTGAGAAATCTAACCCTGCTGATGAGATTCAGGAAACAGAAATTTTGGGCAGAGATGTATTGGATTATGGTGTAGAAAACAGAGTAAATGATAAGGAGTTGGAAACTGGAAGTTCTCAAGATCGTTCACAGATGATTGATGTTTTCATTGCAACTGATTCAGCCGAAGAAGATGGGAAAGAGTTGTTTGATTCATCTGCATTAGCTGAAACTAGTTTTttaactgaagaagaagaagaagaaagaaaaaagctTGAAAAGTTACAATCTATCAGAGTGAAGTTTTTGAGACTTGTACAAAAATTAGGCCTTTCAATACAAGATTCCGCTGCTGCACAT GTTCTTTACAGCCTTGAAGTTATTGCCGGAAGACAAACGGGTCAACTTTTTAGTCTTGAAGCTGCTAAACGAAAAGCTACAGAGCTTGAATCTGACCAAAATGAAGATCTTGATTTCTCGGTTAATATCTTAGTCATTGGTAAATGTGGGGCCGGGAAAAGTTCCACCATTAATTCAATTTTTGGTGAAGATAAGACTGTAATCAGTGCGTTTCAACCCGCAACTGATTCAGTTAAGGAGATTAATGGTGTGGTGAATGGTGTTAATTTTCGGGTTTTTGATACACCTGGGCTTCGTTCATCTGTAATGGAACAAGGTTTTAACAGGAGTGTTTTATCATCAGCAAAGAAGTTTACTAAAAAAAACCCGCCTGATATTGTTCTTTATGTTGATCGTTTAGATTCACAGACTCGGGATCATAATGATATTCCATTGTTGAAGACGATTACTGCTTCACTTGGTTCATCAATTTGGCGAAGTGCAATTGTTACTTTGACCCACGGGTCGTCTGACCCACCCGCAGGTTCAAATGGGTTCCCCTTGAGTTATGAAACGTTTGTGACTCAACGGTCACATTTGGTTCAACAAGCAATTGTTCAAGCGGTTGGTGATTTAAGAATGATGAGTCCAAGTTTAATGAACCCGGTTTCGTTAGTTGAAAACCATTGTGCGTGTTGTACGGATCTTGATGGTCAAAAAGTGCTCCCGAATGGTCAAACGTGGAGACTACAGTTACTTATGCTTTGTTACTCAATGAAGATTTCAGCTGAAGCAAACGAGTTAATAAAACCACATGTCCTGTATGAAAACAATCGTAGGCTGCTGTTTGGTTTTCGTGTGCGGCCCCCACCGTTGACTTACATGTTATCTTCTATGTTACAGTCTCGCCCACACCGAAAGCTTTCTTCTGGTAATGTGGGTGATTCAGATGTTGACTTTTCAGAGTTGACGGATTCTGATAATGAACAAGATGAAGATGAATATGATTACCATGGTGTAAAGCTTTTACAGAAAAAACAATTtaaaagaaatgaaaaagaaatgaaaaagaaaggtAAAGATTCCGTAAATGAACAAGTTTATCAAGAAGATGAAGATGCACCGGTGCCGCTACCGGACATGGCGTTGCCTCCATCATTCGATAGCGATAATCCGGCTTACCGGTTCCGTTTTCTTGAACCAACATCGCAGTCTTTGGCTCGACCCGTGCTAGACATGCATGGGTGGGACCACGATTGCGGGTACGATGGGGTCAACCTTGAACAAACATTCGCGATTGCTAATCGGTTTCCTGGTTCAGTTACGGTTCAGATCACTAAAGACAAAAAAGACTATAGTATCAATTTGGATTCATCTGTTTTGGTAAAACACGGGGAAAATGTTTCAACAATGGCCGGTTTTGATGTTCAACCGATCGGTAAACAGCTATCTTATATCGTAAGAGGTGAAACAAAGTTCAAGAATTTGAAGAAGAAGAACAAAACGGGTGCGGGAATTTCGGTTACGTTTCTCGGTAAAAACGTGGTGACGGGGTTTAAAGTTGAAGATCAGATTACGTTTGGGAAACAGTATTCGATTATTGGCAGTGCGGGTATGTTTCCATTTCCAAGCGATTCGGCTTATGGGGTGAACGTTGAGATGATTCAACGAAGGGAAGTTGATTATCCCATTGGTCAAATTCAGTCAACGTTGGGGTTGTCTATGATAAAGTGGAGTGGTGATTTGGCGTTGGGGTTTATTGGCTTGGCCCAGTTTTGTGTTGGGCGTGGTTCTAAAGTTGCGATACAGGCGGGTATTAATAATAAGATGAGTGGTCAGATTACTGTTAAGACTAGTAGTTCGGAACAtcttgttattgcggttgttgctGTTATTCCGTCCGTTATTTCGGCTTTTAAGAAATTGTGGGTTGATGCTGGCGAGAAGCGTATTAAA gaaGGAAGCAATGTACGAAGAAGATGA